Proteins encoded within one genomic window of Cucumis sativus cultivar 9930 chromosome 3, Cucumber_9930_V3, whole genome shotgun sequence:
- the LOC101210622 gene encoding transcription factor bHLH14 isoform X1, with protein MLLMDEINISPSSSPNSNTTLQQRLQFILHNRHEWWAYSIFWLASKDINGNLVFTWGDGHLRDGNGSGGGGGGCQLISFGFDDVSMDRVEGGNFVNLEWYYTGSINQTYGAVDNVVGRVFDSSAYIWLTADNGLYLYDCERVKEARLRGVQTLVFVSTSVGVLELGSSELIKQDWSLVQYAKSLFGSASSCTSSTLFKQKDHHVGIGGGGMIQPQAPSCSGFIKRETGHGGGGSSSDSLSDNSDGNFMSTKINSNVFKFRHLKSFLRTLSIQNTVGKKRGKRSAKNIKTELSSLPVNHVEAERQRRQKLNQRFYALRSVVPNVSKMDKASLLADAAEYIKELKSKVQKLESKLKQSQHQTSSSTISTVEQTISSITSYTNNNNNNNNNVEVQLIGSEAMVRVQCRDENYPSARLLNVLKELGLQVHHASLSSVNEMMLQDVVVRVPHAVAWRDQRTLRTAILQRLE; from the exons aTGTTACTTATGGATGAAATCAAtatttctccttcttcatcACCAAATTCAAATACTACTCTTCAACAAAGGCTTCAATTTATCCTCCATAATCGCCATGAATGGTGGGCTTACTCCATTTTTTGGTTGGCTTCTAAAGATATCAATGGAAATCTTGTTTTCACTTGGGGAGATGGCCATTTACGTGACGGCAATGGCagcggtggtggtggtggtggctGTCAACTCATTAGTTTTGGGTTCGATGACGTTTCCATGGATCGAGTGGAAGGTGGCAATTTTGTCAACTTGGAATG GTACTACACGGGATCCATCAACCAGACGTATGGTGCAGTAGATAATGTGGTCGGCCGGGTTTTCGACTCGAGCGCGTACATCTGGTTGACAGCGGACAATGGCCTTTATTTGTACGACTGTGAACGAGTAAAAGAAGCACGTTTGCGTGGGGTTCAAACGttggtttttgtttctacGTCCGTTGGGGTTTTGGAATTGGGTTCTTCTGAGTTGATTAAACAAGATTGGAGTTTAGTTCAGTATGCAAAATCACTTTTTGGATCTGCTTCGTCTTGTACAAGTTCTACActctttaaacaaaaagatCATCATGTGGGTATTGGCGGTGGAGGAATGATTCAACCACAAGCACCGTCGTGCTCCGGTTTCATCAAGCGAGAGACGGGCCATGGTGGAGGAGGGTCGTCCTCCGATTCCCTCTCTGATAACTCTGATGGAAACTTCATGTCAACCAAAATTAACAGTAACG TATTTAAATTTCGTCATCTAAAATCATTTCTGAGAACTTTATCGATTCAAAACACAGTTGGTAAGAAGAGGGGGAAGAGATCAGCAAAGAATATTAAAACAGAGTTGTCCTCGCTGCCGGTAAACCACGTGGAAGCTGAACGACAGCGACGACAAAAGCTGAACCAACGATTCTACGCGCTCCGATCAGTGGTTCCAAATGTATCAAAAATGGACAAAGCTTCGTTACTTGCTGATGCAGCAGAGTATATCAAAGAGCTAAAGTCCAAGGTTCAAAAATTGGAGTCTAAGCtaaaacaatcacaacatCAAACTAGTAGCAGCACGATCTCGACGGTTGAGCAAACAATTAGCTCGATCACGAGTTacacaaacaacaacaacaacaacaacaataatgtaGAGGTGCAACTTATTGGGTCAGAAGCAATGGTAAGAGTTCAATGTAGAGATGAAAATTACCCATCAGCAAGGCTTTTGAATGTGCTAAAAGAATTGGGACTTCAAGTTCATCATGCAAGTTTGTCCAGTGTAAATGAAATGATGCTGCAAGATGTTGTTGTTAGAGTTCCACATGCGGTAGCCTGGAGAGATCAAAGGACCTTAAGAACAGCCATACTTCAAAGACTTGAATAA
- the LOC101210622 gene encoding transcription factor MYC3 isoform X2, which produces MLLMDEINISPSSSPNSNTTLQQRLQFILHNRHEWWAYSIFWLASKDINGNLVFTWGDGHLRDGNGSGGGGGGCQLISFGFDDVSMDRVEGGNFVNLEWYYTGSINQTYGAVDNVVGRVFDSSAYIWLTADNGLYLYDCERVKEARLRGVQTLVFVSTSVGVLELGSSELIKQDWSLVQYAKSLFGSASSCTSSTLFKQKDHHVGIGGGGMIQPQAPSCSGFIKRETGHGGGGSSSDSLSDNSDGNFMSTKINSNVGKKRGKRSAKNIKTELSSLPVNHVEAERQRRQKLNQRFYALRSVVPNVSKMDKASLLADAAEYIKELKSKVQKLESKLKQSQHQTSSSTISTVEQTISSITSYTNNNNNNNNNVEVQLIGSEAMVRVQCRDENYPSARLLNVLKELGLQVHHASLSSVNEMMLQDVVVRVPHAVAWRDQRTLRTAILQRLE; this is translated from the exons aTGTTACTTATGGATGAAATCAAtatttctccttcttcatcACCAAATTCAAATACTACTCTTCAACAAAGGCTTCAATTTATCCTCCATAATCGCCATGAATGGTGGGCTTACTCCATTTTTTGGTTGGCTTCTAAAGATATCAATGGAAATCTTGTTTTCACTTGGGGAGATGGCCATTTACGTGACGGCAATGGCagcggtggtggtggtggtggctGTCAACTCATTAGTTTTGGGTTCGATGACGTTTCCATGGATCGAGTGGAAGGTGGCAATTTTGTCAACTTGGAATG GTACTACACGGGATCCATCAACCAGACGTATGGTGCAGTAGATAATGTGGTCGGCCGGGTTTTCGACTCGAGCGCGTACATCTGGTTGACAGCGGACAATGGCCTTTATTTGTACGACTGTGAACGAGTAAAAGAAGCACGTTTGCGTGGGGTTCAAACGttggtttttgtttctacGTCCGTTGGGGTTTTGGAATTGGGTTCTTCTGAGTTGATTAAACAAGATTGGAGTTTAGTTCAGTATGCAAAATCACTTTTTGGATCTGCTTCGTCTTGTACAAGTTCTACActctttaaacaaaaagatCATCATGTGGGTATTGGCGGTGGAGGAATGATTCAACCACAAGCACCGTCGTGCTCCGGTTTCATCAAGCGAGAGACGGGCCATGGTGGAGGAGGGTCGTCCTCCGATTCCCTCTCTGATAACTCTGATGGAAACTTCATGTCAACCAAAATTAACAGTAACG TTGGTAAGAAGAGGGGGAAGAGATCAGCAAAGAATATTAAAACAGAGTTGTCCTCGCTGCCGGTAAACCACGTGGAAGCTGAACGACAGCGACGACAAAAGCTGAACCAACGATTCTACGCGCTCCGATCAGTGGTTCCAAATGTATCAAAAATGGACAAAGCTTCGTTACTTGCTGATGCAGCAGAGTATATCAAAGAGCTAAAGTCCAAGGTTCAAAAATTGGAGTCTAAGCtaaaacaatcacaacatCAAACTAGTAGCAGCACGATCTCGACGGTTGAGCAAACAATTAGCTCGATCACGAGTTacacaaacaacaacaacaacaacaacaataatgtaGAGGTGCAACTTATTGGGTCAGAAGCAATGGTAAGAGTTCAATGTAGAGATGAAAATTACCCATCAGCAAGGCTTTTGAATGTGCTAAAAGAATTGGGACTTCAAGTTCATCATGCAAGTTTGTCCAGTGTAAATGAAATGATGCTGCAAGATGTTGTTGTTAGAGTTCCACATGCGGTAGCCTGGAGAGATCAAAGGACCTTAAGAACAGCCATACTTCAAAGACTTGAATAA